A stretch of Myxococcus guangdongensis DNA encodes these proteins:
- a CDS encoding (deoxy)nucleoside triphosphate pyrophosphohydrolase, whose amino-acid sequence MARRHVRVVGAMLENELGRYLITQRPPTASLPLLWEFPGGRVEEGESDAEALIREIHEEMGVAVVVLDQAMHTRHEYPTYDIDFRVFRCRLVEAEHHIRHLRVHDHRWVTLEEMSQYRFPDADAKTLAKLLDLDS is encoded by the coding sequence ATGGCCCGTCGCCACGTCCGCGTCGTCGGTGCGATGCTCGAGAACGAGCTGGGACGCTACCTCATCACCCAGCGCCCCCCCACCGCGTCGCTCCCCCTGCTGTGGGAGTTCCCCGGCGGACGGGTGGAAGAGGGTGAGAGCGACGCCGAAGCGCTCATCCGGGAGATCCACGAGGAGATGGGGGTGGCCGTGGTGGTGCTCGACCAGGCCATGCACACCCGCCACGAGTATCCCACCTACGACATCGACTTCCGGGTGTTCCGCTGCCGTCTGGTCGAGGCCGAGCACCACATCCGCCACCTGCGCGTGCATGACCACCGCTGGGTGACGCTGGAGGAGATGTCGCAGTACCGCTTCCCCGACGCGGACGCCAAGACGCTGGCGAAGCTGTTGGACCTGGACTCCTGA